The following DNA comes from Pseudomonas marginalis.
CCAGGGTCATGCCGAGTATTGATCGTCGCGGTTGCGGCGGAACAACCAGGCACTGATCAGGCCAAGGGCCAGCCAGAACGCCACGTTGGTCAACTGCGAAGCGATCTTGAACTGCGCTTCGAGGGCTTCCGGCGCCAGCATCGAATGGGTTTCCGGCTGCGGTGCACCGATCACATGCGGCACCACCAGGATCGCCACGCCCAGGACTTTCAGCAGCCAGTTGCGACCAAACACGATCAGCGCAATCCCGGCCGCCGTGGAGGCAGCGGTGCCGATCCACCAGATCTGCCGTTGCGCCAGGTCAGCGGCGGCAGTGCCCGGCAGCTCCGGTGGCAGGCCCAGGGTGGGCGCCAGCACAAAGGTCGCGTAACCGGCCAGGCCCCACAGCAAGCCTTGGGTCGTGCGGGTCGGTGCGCGCAGGGTGTAGAGGCCGGCCAGCATCAGGGCGAAGCCGACGGCCACCACCAGGTTGCCGCCGGTGGTCGACAGCACGCGCTGCCAGCCGTCTTCCGGCTCCCAGGCTTCGGCGTCGTGGGTGTGTGCGGCGGCGCCAGCGGCGTGCTCACGGGCCACTTCAGTCGCGGCCGGGGCCTTTTCAAAGGTTTCCGCCTGCAGAATCAGCGGAGCGACCCAGAAGCTTTGCAGCAGGGTCAGCAGCAGGGCGGCCAGCAGGCCGGTGAACCCTGCGGTTTGCGCAATACGCTTGATCATGTCGGCAGGCCTCAGTGGCACGGGAACGCGGCGCTGTGGCGGGTATCGTGGGCGGCGTTGTGCACCGCCTCGATGTGCGAGAAACCGGCGAAGTACACCAGGCACGCGCCGAGGATCGACGCACCGATGGCGGCGGTCAGGCGTTGGCTGAGGGTGGCGGAGCTGCTGGCGGTGTGCGAGGTGCTGCTGATGATCGACATGGCGCGTCCCTTTCAGGTGTCAAGGTGACACGAGCGCATGCAAACTCCGCGAGCCAGGCACGCAGGGTTTTAACAGCGCCCGCCCACCGCGGGTTTGTTATTCGATGTTATTCGGGCCGGTCTCCGGGCTTGCGAGGGACACTGGGTCTATAAAGCGTCGCCTTCCCATGCCGTACAGGCACAGTGGATCTGACGCTTCACTCGCTTACCGTTGCGGGGGCAGCACCGGACTCGTCATGACGCCATGACTCACCGGTTTCCCGTTTCACCCTGTGAAGGGCACCCGAAACAAGATGTGTAGGAGAGCATGGGCCGGGGACGGTAGTCAAATGCGGCGAGCCCCTGTAGCCTTGCACCCTCGAGGTCTTC
Coding sequences within:
- a CDS encoding CbtA family protein, which translates into the protein MIKRIAQTAGFTGLLAALLLTLLQSFWVAPLILQAETFEKAPAATEVAREHAAGAAAHTHDAEAWEPEDGWQRVLSTTGGNLVVAVGFALMLAGLYTLRAPTRTTQGLLWGLAGYATFVLAPTLGLPPELPGTAAADLAQRQIWWIGTAASTAAGIALIVFGRNWLLKVLGVAILVVPHVIGAPQPETHSMLAPEALEAQFKIASQLTNVAFWLALGLISAWLFRRNRDDQYSA
- a CDS encoding CbtB domain-containing protein → MSIISSTSHTASSSATLSQRLTAAIGASILGACLVYFAGFSHIEAVHNAAHDTRHSAAFPCH